One genomic segment of Helianthus annuus cultivar XRQ/B chromosome 14, HanXRQr2.0-SUNRISE, whole genome shotgun sequence includes these proteins:
- the LOC110904020 gene encoding uncharacterized protein LOC110904020 isoform X1: MSADIIKPSANYNDDVPAYILDNPRYYPIFKDCIGAIDGTHVRASVRSKDQPKYIGRKGYATQNIMAVCDFNMCFTFVWAGWEGSAHDTRIFNEALRRPELNFPHPMGGKYYVVDAGYPNINGYLAPYKGQSIRYHIPEFRRGQSSAMRAPRGPKETFNYHHSSLRNIIERMAVHNFIRKTSSFDEAFNTAQQESYIPRGTSNALHEEVPSTNRTNDGCTYMQARRDCIALDIMESRT; the protein is encoded by the exons ATGAGTGCTGACATCATCAAGCCATCCGCAAACTATAATGATGATGTACCTGCTTATATATTAGATAATCCTCGGTATTATCCAATATTCAAGGATTGCATTGGGGCTATTGATGGGACTCACGTGAGGGCATCAGTTCGATCGAAGGACCAACCGAAATACATTGGTCGAAAAGGATATGCGACACAAAATATAATGGCTGTTTGTGATTTTAACATGTGCTTTACATTCGTATGGGCTGGATGGGAGGGTAGTGCACATGACACCCGAATCTTCAATGAAGCCTTACGGAGGCCGGAGCTTAATTTCCCACATCCAATGGGTG GCAAATATTACGTTGTTGATGCCGGATACCCAAATATTAATGGGTATCTTGCTCCATACAAAGGTCAAAGCATTCGTTATCATATACCAGAATTTCGACGTGGACAGAGTAGTGCTATGCGTGCTCCTCGCGGACCAAAAGAGACATTTAACTATCACCACTCGTCATTGCGGAATATTATTGAGCGGATGGCGGTCCATAACTTTATTAGAAAGACCAGTAGCTTTGATGAAGCATTTAACACGGCCCAACAAGAATCTTACATTCCTCGTGGTACTAGTAATGCACTTCATGAAGAAGTTCCGTCAACAAATCGTACGAATGATGGTTGTACGTATATGCAGGCGAGAAGAGATTGTATTGCGCTAGATATAATGGAATCACGGACATGA
- the LOC110904020 gene encoding L10-interacting MYB domain-containing protein-like isoform X2 has protein sequence MDENHPNVVFCETPPNKVRSKFKWDDITFKEFINACVLEVERGNKPTTSFTKAGWANILQTMNEKTGKTLDKKQMTNKWDSMKKEWKIYDRLMRLETGIGGTRSFIDASPEWWDEKIKEDKDFAKFRGADLSIYESEYATLFRDSVATGENAMTPLQFQKDSTVSGVRSEENIEGKGDSDEISLGDDDGLSKNLLIILEKPFIDISMQCWRPC, from the exons ATGGATGAAAACCATCCAAATGTTGTTTTTTGTGAAACACCACCTAACAAGGTTAGATCAAAATTTAAGTGGGATGATATTACGTTCAAGGAGTTTATCAATGCATGCGTGCTTGAAGTTGAAAGAGGGAATAAACCCACTACGTCCTTTACTAAGGCTGGGTGGGCGAATATATTACAAACCATGAACGAAAAAACAGGTAAAACCCTTGATAAAAAACAAATGACAAACAAATGGGATAGCATGAAAAAAGAATGGAAGATTTATGACCGCCTGATGAGACTTGAAACTGGGATTGGTGGGACGAGAAGCTTCATCGACGCATCGCCCGAGTGGTGGGATGAGAAAATAAAG GAAGATAAAGACTTTGCCAAATTTAGGGGTGCAGATTTGAGCATCTATGAGTCGGAATATGCTACTTTGTTTCGGGATTCGGTTGCCACCGGAGAAAACGCTATGACTCCGTTACAATTTCAAAAGGATAGCACCGTGAGCGGTGTTCGAAGTGAAGAAAATATTGAGGGCAAAGGCGATAGTGATGAAATAAGTTTAGGTGATGATGATGGTTTGTCCAAGAATCTTTTAATCATTCTGGAGAAACCATTCATAGACATTTCCATGCAGTGTTGGCGGCCGTGCTAA